TTCGAAGACAACCAGTATTTGACCTTTAAGATCGGAGAGGAAACTTTCGGGATCGGGCTTTTGAATGTAAAAGAAATCCTAGAATACACTCATGTTACCACGGTTCCGATGATGCCTTCTTTTATCCCGGGGGTAATCAATCTAAGAGGAAATGTGGTCCCAGTTTTGGACGTATGTGATAAGTTTTTCAGGAAAAAACATTCTCCAGATAAAAGAACCTGTATCGTGATCGTAGAAGTTCCCGAATCAGTAAACGGGGCTAGAATGGATATCGGCCTGATCGTTGAATCCGTATATGAGGTGTTGAGTATTCCTTCTTCCGAGATAGAACCTCCTCCCACATTCGGATCCAGGATACGTGTGGATTTTTTAGCGGGAATGGCAAGACAAGCCAGCGGATTCATTCTTTTACTAAACCTTCTCCGCTTATTGACGGTAGAAGAATTGACCGCATTGGAAGAAACAAAAGAAGAAGCGGCTAACGCAATTCCTGCCGGCTGAAAGATGGAGCCTGAAATCGTTCGGGATATCTTTCTGCAACCAGGAGGCTTTTACTGGGGGGAGAATGGAATAAGGATCCGCACTCTTTTAGGCTCCTGTGTCGCATTATGTTTTTGGCATCCATATTCGAAAGTGGGTGGAATGGCCCATATCATGTTACCTAAACGACCTCCTCATATTTCTGAACCTCATCCTAAATATGCGGACGATGCCTTGGAAAGTTTTCTCCAACAATTCCAAAAATTGGGAGAACGACCGGGAAGGTTCGTATGCAAAATTTTTGGTGGAGCTTCCATGTTTTCTCCGGAAGAGGATAAACTAGAAGAGGTGAAAAAGATCGTAGAAATAGGTGAAAAAAATGTGGAATCCGTCTTGGATCTGGTCCGTAAGGCAAATATAGATCTAACCGCCTCCAATATAGGAGGTAAATCCCACCGAAAAATATATTTCTCCCTTTGGGATGGAGAGGTGTATATGGAAAATCCTAAAAATTAGTATAACATGATATACGTATATATTATCGACGATTCTGCTGTAGTCCGATCCGTACTTAAACAAGTATTAGAAATGAATTCGGATATAACTGTAATCGGTTCATCTCCCGATCCTGTATTCGCTTTAGAAAAATTAGGAAAGTCGGAAAGATGGCCCGATGTGATCGTTCTGGATATCGAGATGCCTAGGATGGACGGGATCAGTTTTTTAAAGAAGATAATGCACACTCACCCTACTCCTATATTGATTTGCTCTTCTCTTGCGGAGGAATCCTCGGAAACCGCTTGGATCGCTTTGAAGGAAGGTGCAGTTGGAATTGTTACCAAACCCAAAATCGGTTTAAAAGATTTTTTGGAAGATTCCGCAGTTTATTTGGGAGAATGTATTCGTTCTGCATCTGTTTCTAAACTGAAACATCAAATTCCGGTTCCTTCTCCCAGACCGAACGGACTTGATTTTACAAAAATTGCAACTACCGATAGGATCGTGGCTATCGGGACTTCTACAGGAGGAACAATTGCATTGGAGGAAATTCTAACTTCTCTTCCCGCAAATAGTCCGGGTATAGTGATCGTTCAACATATGCCTGAAAAATTCACGGAAACATTTGCAAATCGTTTGGATAAAATCTGCAAAATTACAGTAAGAGAAGCTAAAGACGGAGACCGAATACAAGAAGGTATCGCACTTATTGCCCCAGGTAATAAACATATGGAAGTAGTAGGAAGTGGCGCTCAATTTATCGTAAGAATTACGGATGGACCACTCGTAAATCGTCATAGACCTTCGGTGGATGTATTATTTCATTCGGTCGCAAAACATGTGGGAAGAAATGCAAAAGCTTTCTTACTTACGGGAATGGGAGCAGATGGAGCTGCAGGTCTTTTGGAGATTAGGAAAGCCGGAGGAAGAACCATCGCTCAAGACGAAGCGAGTTCAGTAGTGTTCGGTATGCCCAGGGAAGCTATAGAAAGAGGAGCTGCGGAAAAAATACTTTCCTTAGGAGATGTTCCTTCCGAGATTCTCGCCGGTTAACCGACGAGAACCTTAGAAGATATAAACTTAAAGAAGAGAGAAAGTTACCTTATTCTTTCTATCTTGGATCTCTTCAGGAGTTTCGATCTTAACGACCTCATCCGGAACGATCTTAAAGATGGTTTGTCCTTTTTGGATAATCTTTCCATCGCTATCCTTCAGGATCACATCTTTGATGGTTCCCGAGAATGGAGCGGTGATTTTATTGAACATCTTCATTACTTCTACGATGAATAAAGGTTGGCCTGCTTTAAAATGTTCACCTTCTTTCACCATCGGAGGTAGATCCGGAGCTTCCTTAGAGTAGAACATTCCTCCCATTGGAGAAACGATCTCGTCGGAACTTGCTTTAGGAGCTGGAGCCAAAAATTTGATGAATGCGTCTCTTGTGTCCGCCTTCTTAAATTCTTCAGGGATCACCGGCTCTAAATTTTCATCCACGCCAAGTTTATAAAAACCGGATTTGTTTCCAAGGTTCGGAATAAGTTTTAGTAATTCCAATCCGATTTGGAAACCTTTATGGGAAGAAATCGCCTTGGTCCAAACACCAGCATCCACTCCGGCAGGAGCCTTTCCTGCAAATACGGAGTCCCAATCCGGAGAATCCTCTTTTTTGCCGGTAAGTTTTCCCAGTTCTTTATAAAAAGCTAATGCAGATTGTAAAACTGCTTGGTCATGGTCCCAGATCTGTTCGGAAGGAGATTGGTGTAATTCACCTTCCATATGCAGATAATAGTAAAGGTCGGAAAGAATATGGATTGGATTTCGCAACCAAACTACCTGATCTTTTTCGATCTTCCAGGAAACATTCTCATGATAACCTAAGAACCCTGCTAAAACATGAGCATCTGCAAGCAGTTCAGCCACAGGTCTTGTGATCAAGGTAAGCTTGCGAGAAAGAACTTTCTTTCCTTCTGCAGGAGCATTAGAAAGAAGTTTTGTCCAAGCGACTTCTAGATCCACATCTTTGCCTAGGCTCTCGAGAGCGCCCACTGCAGCAAGATAAGAGATCATAAATGCTGTAGAAGGTTTGAATAAAGGATCCTTTCCTAAGATCCAATGGATCAAGCCATAATGAACGAGCAAGTTGGTCTGTAAATCCTGACCTCTAAGTTCGGTCTTTCTAAGAATATTTCCGAGTTTACGAAGGTTATCCTCTCTACTGGTTCCGTAAGTGATCAAAAGTGCTATATTTGAATCATAAGCACCAGCTACTTTATAATGTACGAATAGACCGGTATCAGGATTTCTAACGGAAATCCCTTGGTCGTCCCTGATCTCTTCCGGTAAAGGTTTGGACCAGCCTAAGATTACTCCACCCGCGTGAGGTTGAATCGCCTTATTGGTAGCGTTGATACGAACTTCCGCTCCGGAAATATTTCGAACGACACGTTCCGGTTTAGGTAATCTTTTTCCGTGAAGAGCAAGAAGAGCCATTGCCTCGATCAAACTGTCTACGATAAAGAATTCGGATTTGTTTTCGGGATTGGTAAACTTCAAAGAATACACCATTTCGGTGACTCTATGTTCCACCTGGATCCTGGTGTTCATCTCCATGAAGAAGTGATTGGTTCCTTCTACGATCAACTCGAAAGTGGAAACGCTATTTAAAGCTACAGCTTCTCCGAATCTTTCGGATTGTTCTTCCATTTCTTTGAGAACTTGTAAGTCCGCCTTCATGATCTCCGCTTTTTTAGGAGATGTTTTTTCTAGAACGGCAATCTCGTTTTGTAGAAGTTCCTGAGTAAGAGAAATTTCCAGAAGTTTTTGTTCGTGCATTTGCACAGAACAGTCTCTTCCACCAAGAGCCAGGCACCATTCTCCGTTACCGATCAACTGGATCTCATTGTGTCTGGTTTTTTCGATATTTAATTCTATCAAAAAGTTCCTGTTGGAACCTGGAGCTGTTACTTTAGATTCTGATAGTATTTCTTGTACTGCAGTTTTTACTTCTTCCGGTTTAGAAACAACCCTCTGGCCTTTTCCACCACCACCGCCAACGTATTTAAAACGAATACGATTGCTTGGATATTTTTTCCAGATCTCTGCAGTTTCGATTTCTGCCTGAGCCTGTAATTCAGGAATGGTTACTAATTCGGTGATCTTTTCGTAACCTGCGTATAATAAGGCTTCAGCGTTTTCTTCCAAAGAGATAGAAGAATTATACGTATAGTTTAAACCCTTTTCTTTCGCAAGAGTAACTAACGCTTTTTCGTCCTTTGCTTTTTTAAGAAGGCAAGTAGCGGAGATTGTATCCACACCCGGAGTTACGGAAACATTCAGCTTGCGAGCGAGTTTTTTTGCCTCGTCCTTAGAACCCGCTTGGTGGGCTACATGAGAAGAAGGTCCCATAAAGGTAATTCCGCTCTCTTCGATTGCTTCGATGAATTCGGAATCTTCCGCCATAAATCCGTAACCTGCAAAGATATGAGTGTAACCATTATCTTTTGCAATTTGGATGATCTGTTTGATTCTAGCAGCTTTTTCTTCTGCGCCGGCTCCCATATAATCTGGAACCCTGTGGATATTGGAAGGGAATCTAAAATCCCTAAGCTCCGGAGCGAGTGCCATCGGATAAACGACTGAATCTTTTTCGGAAAGAAGAATACCATATTCTCTGATCCCGATCTGGTCGAAAATTTCCATTGCCTCTTTTCGAACTGGGCCCCGGCAAACGATCAGACATTTGATCGTTTCTAAAGAGAAAGAATGGATCCAAGGAGAAGTAGATTCGCGAAATGTAATGCGCCGATTTTGGTAGTCGATCATCTTTGTTTACTCGAATTCCCTTTGAGGTCCGGACATCGGTCCGGGTTTGTAGTGTCGGATTAAATAATCTAAATTTTTATACAGAATGTTTCTGGTAGTTCCCGGAAGAACGATCCTGGAAACGGAACCTAAAGATAATGCTTCCTTAGGGTTCATTAGATCTTTCTCGTATTTTTGAGAAAGAAGCTGCAGTTTCTTATCCCTCGTCGCGGCGGCATCCTTTTCGGATGCACCATTCTTCAGATTTTCCTTATATTCTTTTTGGATCGCAGTGATCTCGTCTTTGTAAACGTAATCCTTACCTGCAGGTCCCATTACCGCGATTCTTGCGGTAGGGAGTGCAAACACCATGTCCGCACCAGTATGGTATGAGTTGAAACTTGCGTAAGCTCCACCGAATGCGTTTCTAATGATCAAGGTCAATCTTGGAGTGCGGATATCGATGATCGAATCCAGAAGTTTTCTTCCTTCGAGAACGATACCGTTCTGCTCCTGCTCTTTTCCAGGCAAGAATCCGGTGGTATCTTCTAAGAAGATTAAAGGAATATTATACACGTTACAGAAGCGGATAAATCTTGTACCTTTTCTTGCTGCACCGATATCTATCTGACCGGAAGAAACCGCAGAATTATTCGCAACAAATCCCACCACATGTCCGCCCAATCTACCGAATGCAGTAACCAGGTTTCTGGATCTTTGAGGTTGGATCTCGAAATACTGACCATGATCACAAATATTTTGGATATATAATGTGATATCGAATGGTGTGTTCATCCCCGTAGGAGAATTGAATGTCTTTTTAAATAAAATCTCTTCTTCGTAGATGAATCTATCAGTAGGATCGGACGTTGGATGGAAAGGTGCTGCACTGGAACTATTATCCGGAAGATAAGAAAGAAGTCTGAGTGCTGTTCTTAAAGCTCCTAACTCATCGTTAGTAACTAAGTCAACTACCCCACTCTGTCCGTGGACTTTTGGTCCTCCCAGATCATCAGCACTGATATCCTCACCCAAAACTGATTTAACAACTCCAGGTCCTGTCAATCCGAAGAATGTATTCTCCGGTTGGATCATAAAAGAACCTTGTCTTGGAAGATAAGCTCCACCACCTGCGTTAAATCCAAACATTAACATTAAGCTTGGAACTACACCGCTGATCTTTCTGAGCGCTGTAAACGCTTCCGAATATCCGTCTAGACCGCCCACTCCTGCAGGAACATAGGCACCTGCAGAGTCGTTCATTCCGATCAGAGGAATTCCATGCTCGCCTGCCATATAGATAAGTCTTGCGAGTTTGTTTCCGTTAGTAGCATCCATGGACCCCGCTCTGAGAGTGAAGTCATGTCCGTAGATCGCTACGTCCCTTCCGTTAATATTTAAAATACCGGTAATTAAGGAAGCCCCGTCTAAATTTTTTCCCCAGTTCTGGTAGAGAATATTAGGCTCTGAATTGGTAAGGACTTTGATCCTTTCCCAAACAGTCATTCTTCCTTTAGAATGTTGTACTAGGATCCTATCTGTCCCTCCTCCTTGAAGAGGTTTTTCCAGTAACTCTTTGCCCATTGCATTGGCATCGTCGTAAATACTGGAAACGGGTTGGGATTCCGATTGGTTAGAAGATTGAAACGGATTATCTATAGAGTACGCTTGTTCCGACATACGGTACACAGTTTTTAGAGAAAGGCCAGGGAGGAAAGCTAAAAACCGCGGTTTGGCAAACGGATTTATTGCAGGCTAGAATCCACGGTATCATAGATCTTAAAAAGGGAATCCATATCTATGATCTCAAAAACCTTACGAACTGCGGGGCGTAAAGCTGCAAGTTTAAGCTGTATTTCTCTTTCTTTACAAACTCTTAAGGAACCAACGATGACTCTTAAACCTGCGGAAGAAACGAACTCTACGTTGGACATATCCAAGACGATATTGGATTCTGTAGCTTTTCGAATATGATCCATGAATGCTTGTTCGATCCTATGTGTATTATGAACGTCCATATTCCCGATAAGATGGATCACTCTAGAGTTCCCTTTTATTTCTACCGTCAGTTCCATTTTGCCCCCATCGTCAGCGGAAAAATTTTTGGAGAGTGAGTATGTTTCTTCCCTCTTCCATTTTATAATCCACCACGTCCATCAGTGTCTCAATCAGATACACACCGAATCCGCCTTTTCTTTTTCCGGAGAGATTTTCCTCTATGGACGGGTCTTTCACATTCGTTCTGTCAAATCCTTTTCCGGAATCAGTCAGCACGATCGTGATAGAATCTTCAGTGAACCGAATTTTACAATCGAATTTCGGATTTCTGAGCAGAGTATCTTTGTACCCGTGCATTACGATATTGGTAGCCGCCTCGTCCCCCGCCAAAAGAATATCGTCTCTTAAGAAATCCGGCAGATTTCTGACCTTGATCGCATCATATATAAATTCTCGGAAGATAGGAATTTGTCCGGTATTTGCATCGAAAGTCCTGAAAAATTGGAAATCATTATTGTACTTCAATAGAAGCACTGTAAAATCGTCGAAAGGTTCTTTTCCGGATGAAAAAGAACGGATCGTAGCGTACAATTCTTCCACAATTTTTTGGGCAGGAAGATGTCTTCTGGATTTGATTTCTTCTATCATTCTTTCCAGACCGAATTCATTTCCTTGGGCGTCTTTTTCTTCTACCGCTCCATCCGTATAGAGAACGAAAATATCTCCGGGTTTGACTGTAAAATTTCCACCCTTATATTTTGCGGTCGGGATCACACCAAGTGGAGGTCCCTGTCCTTTTAATAATTCGTAAGAGCCATCTTCTTTGATCCAGACCTGGTCATTATGACCTGCGGACGCATACTCTATCGTGAACATGGATGGATTATAATGAATGAAGAATGCAGTAACGAACATTCCAAAATGAGAATCTTCGAAAATCAGCTCGTTTCCTTGTCTTAAAATTTCTTCCGGAGTTAGATCATGGTTTCTGGCAAGAGTTCGAATGATAGAAGAACTCATCGCCATAAAGAGTGCTGCCGGCAGACTTTTGCCGGAAACGTCTGCGATCAAAAAAGAATATTGACCATCGCTGTACTGGTAATAATCGTAAAAATCTCCGGATACGTCCTTTGCAGGCACAGAAAGAATTCCCAAATCGAAGTTAGAATGAAATACTTTTTCGGAAGGAAGAATATTCTGCTGGATCTTCCGAGTAATTTCCATCTCCTGTTGGATCGCTTTTTTCTCCAACATCTCCGTTCTAAGACGGAAAGCTTCAAATCCCTTGGTAAACTGGGAAGCCATTGTCTGCAATAATCGGAAATCCGAGTCCTGATAAGAAAGTTTATCCTTTCTATCAGCGACAGTCAAGGCCCCATAAGGCTCTCCGCTGGATAAGAATAATGGAACAATAATATAAGAACCTTTTAAATATCTTCTGTCTAACTCATGAGGAAACGGTTGGTCCAAAATATCTCTTTTTAGGACCGGAAGACCTTCTTTAATACTGGATAAAACCTGGGTTCCGAAAATTTCCTCTTCCAATACCCGGTCTATCTTTTCGGCTTTCCCGTCGTAATAAGCACAATTGATAAAATTTTCTTTCGAAAGACTGTATAAGAAGATACCAGCGACACTCGCATCCAATTCTCGAATGATCAAGCGGATGGATTTTCTCACCAAGCCTAATCTATTCGTGGAAAGGCTGACTGCTTGGGATAAGTCGAATAAAGACTCTAACTCCGAAACTTTTTTACGAAGATCCTTGTTTGCATTCTCTAAGTTTTGGAGAAGTCCAGTCTTCTGAATGGCTAACGCAGAAGTTCCTGAAAAACTTAAGAAAAGTTCCAGATCTTCTCCTGTAAACGTTTCTCTGTCTACAGTATTGATTGCTTCGATTACACCGATGACTTCGTCGTTTGCGACCAAGGGTGCAGCCATAATATTACGAGTAGTGAATTGAGAAGCCTTATCTACTTCTTTATAAACACGATCATCATTTTGAGCATCATTGATGATCATAGGCTTACGTTCTCGAACGACTAATCCAGCCACACCTTTTCCAACAGGAACCTGCATTTTTGTGACTGCTTCACTTTTTTCGCCAAGCACTGTGTGGAAATAGAGATATTCTTTGGATTCATCCAAAAGAAGAACACTACATGCTTCCGTTCTGAATACTGTTTTAGAAGAAAGCATGATAGCTTCTAATAATTGAGAAAGATCTAAAGAAGAATTGATGAGCCCTGATACACGGATCACTTCCGTTAGAAGGAAGTCAAAACGTTCTGATTGCCTTTTTGCTTGAGCTGCTTCTAATACTAACTGAGTGGTAGCGAGTAAGGAAAGAGTGACAAGGGAAGCATCTCCGGATACATGAGATTCTTTTAATAATCTTCCTACGGTTTTACATGTAGTACGAAGAAGTTCAAAATCGGTTTTGGAAAAACGATCCGCAGTGGTCTTACCTTGCAAAACCAAAACGGCATAACTAGCACGATTTGCCTTTAAACTGGAATCCAGATCGTCTACTTTCAATCTGCAAACCAAAAGTGGATAACTACTTGGTGCTTTTGCCCAAGGAGGTGTTTTACCTTTTTCTAAAAGTAGATCTTTTCCGGATTGGGAGAATGCCCAGTGTGCAGCTTCGATCAGTTCTCTTTCATTACGACCGGAGATCTGTCTTATATTGGCGGCTTCTGTTGTGGAAAATATACCGCCTAGATCTGCATGAGTGAGTGCAATCGCCTCCCTCAGGAAACTATCAAAGATAGAGGAGACCCCTAATCCTTCTTCTAAAAAGAAGGAACCGTCACTTCGACTTCTAAGTAGGGTCTCCTGTTTTTTGATCTGGGTCAAGGTCGGAATTTAGGATTGGAATTTAAGGGATTCTTCCCTTAGTTTTCTATTAGCGAGTTCGAGTTCTTTGATTCGATTCATTGCAGAAATTAATTCATCTCTGGATAAGTTAGTCACGATTGAAGTTGCATCAAAAGCTTCTTTAACATCTTTTAATTCTTGTCCGGAGTATTGGATAATAGTCTCATACATACGAATGATCTCATCCGCATTCTCCAGTTCCTGCTCGTTCAATCTCAAAACTTTTTCATAACCTTTGATGATATCGTTTTGGATTTTTATTTTTTTCTGTAGCTCCTCGACGGAATCGCTCATCCGATTGCTCCTAAAATAATATATATTGACAGCATGCCCAAGGACACCAATTTGGAATCAAAGGGGATGTAGCTCAGTTGGGAGAGCATTTGAATGGCATTCAAAAGGTCGGGGGTTCGATTCCCCTCGTCTCCACCATCCTCAGCCGAACCTAATAGATAGTTTCCTTTCCTAATCACTGTCAAGACTAATGCGAGAGAATCATTGGACTTTTACCAGCCGGGGAAATCCCAAAAAAGACGAGGTGCTTTGGCTCCGGGACCCCTTACATTCTTTTGACCGAGCTTTCAGCCCGGAACTTTCTTCCAATTATTATCTTACGGTGGCAGAAGGTCCTGAAAAATTCTCAGGATTTTCCAATCAGGATATTCTGGAATTTTTAGAGAAAAGAAAGAAGAAACAAATTCTAATTGCGGAAGGATTTTCTGCGAGATTGATCTGGCCCCTTCTCACAGAGCCCCACGACAAAATACTTTCTGCATTTTTAGTTTTTCCAAATCCACTGCCGGTATCAGGATACTCCGCCTCTATTCTTGAAAAAACGGATTGGTTTCTTCGGAATTTAACCCAGATCCCTAAGTTTTTTTGGGACCCTTTCGGTTTAGAAAAGCTTTGGAACGGGTTGGAAAAAGAAGATCTCTATTCTCAAAAGGCAAAATGTCCTATAGGTTTACTTCTTCCTAGAACCGTTGGCCCATTGGAAACCCAGGCGGAGATATTACAAAACCTTTCGGTCGCAACTTCTGTATTCAGATGGGAAGCTCAAAATCCAAGATTTTTAGAACCGACCGCTGGAATGCTGTCTAAAATCCTAGAACCATTCTTAAAATCTGGTGGGCAAAAACCGGTGAAGGATAGCTCTAGGACAAGGTTCTGAAAATGTCAGTGCGTAAAATTCTCAAAATCGGCGATCCCCTTCTTAGAAAGACCAGTGAAAATGTTCATCCCGACGAACTGGGAACCAAAGAGTTCAAAAAGTTGATCCGGGACATGTTCGATACGATGAGACATGCGGACGGTGTAGGCCTTGCAGCTCCTCAGATCGGTATCATGAAGAAGATAGTAGTAGTCGGTTCCGACCCCGAGGACGATAGCCCATCTAGGGTTCCTGAAAGAATTCTTATCAATCCGGAGATCAAACCTATCACGGAATCAGTAGACGGAAACTGGGAAGGTTGCCTTTCCGTTCCGGGTATGAGGGGTTATGTAGAAAGACCTAATAAGATCCAAATGAAATGGATGGACGAAAAAGGAAATTCCCACGAGGAAACTATCGAAGGATATTCCGCAATCGTATACCAACATGAATGCGATCACCTAAACGGAGTTTTGTACGTAGATAGATTAAAAAGTACAAAAATGTTCGGATTCAACGACTCCATGGAACTAAGCGGTCCTATTCTGGACTAAAAAATTCTCCCCTAAACCCTTAAGCAGAATACCCATATGAAAAGTATCATCGAATATTTCCTCTCGAAAAGTATCTTCGTAAATTTACTTACCGTTCTGATCATTCTTGCCGGAAGTTTTCTTGCTGTTAAGATGAATAGAGAAGCATTCCCGAATATTAACTTCGATATAGTTTCTATCTCTACTCTATATTTGGGAGCTTCTCCCCAAGAGGTCGAAAAGTTAGTCACAAATCCCCTCGAAAAAGCGATCAAGGAAGTGGATGGGATCAAAGAATATAGATCCGCCTCCATCGAAGGTAGATCCGGTATCGTGGTTACATTGGATCCGGATACAAAGGATACTCAAAAAGTGGTGGATGATATTAAATCCGCCATAGACCGGGTTGAAGATCTTCCGGAAGAAGTAGAAGATCCTATCGTTACCGAGATTACAACCGCAAGAACTCCTGTGATCGAGGTTTCCATCACATTAAAAGAAGATGATGGTTCTGTCGAAGCTGAGAAAAAATTACGTGCCCAAGCAAAAATTGTAGAACAGGCTCTTTTGGATATTTCCGGGGTGGCAAAGGTTTCTCGCAGAGGCTGGAGAGAGACCGAAATGCAAGTGGATATTCTTCCGAATAGTTTATTCGGTTTTTATCTTACCGGTCAGGACGTAATCAACGCATTAAGAAATCGTAACGTAAACGTTCCTGGTGGAAATGTCACCGGTCTGGATAAAGAAATCATTCTTAGGACTATAGGAGAATTTGATACTCCAGAGGAAATTTCCAGAGTCCATGTGAGAGGAAACGAGATTGGAAATGCGATCCGAGTACAAGATATTGCGAGAGTTACGGAAGGTTTACGAGAAGCCGACTATATCGAAAATGTAAATGGAACTAAAACGGTAGCACTCACTGTTCTAAAAAGACAAAGTGCGGACGCGATCAAGGTAGTAGACAGCGTAAAAGCCACCGTAGAAAAATTCCGTCAAACTTCTCCCGAATTCCAATACGCGTTCGTAAATGATCTTTCTAAATATATTCGACGCAGATTGAATGTTTTAATTTCAAACGCTACCTTTGGGATGATCCTAGTTACAGGTTCTTTATTCTTCTTTTTAGGATGGAGAGTGGCGTTAATGACTGCTCTCGGGATCCCGGTGTCTTTTGGTGCTACATTCTTCATCATGGATCAATTCGGTCTGACCCTGAATTTGATCTCGATGTTCGGTCTAGTTTTGGTAGTCGGGATACTTGTAGATGATGCGATTATTATCTGTGAGAACGTATACAGATATATAGAAGAAGGACTTCCTCCTTACGAGGCTACATTAAAGGGAACCTTAGAAGTGGTCTCTCCAGTGACTGCAACTGTTACTACTACGATTGCTGCATTTGCTCCCCTTCTTTTTATGCCGGGAATTTTTGGT
This genomic window from Leptospira neocaledonica contains:
- the def gene encoding peptide deformylase is translated as MSVRKILKIGDPLLRKTSENVHPDELGTKEFKKLIRDMFDTMRHADGVGLAAPQIGIMKKIVVVGSDPEDDSPSRVPERILINPEIKPITESVDGNWEGCLSVPGMRGYVERPNKIQMKWMDEKGNSHEETIEGYSAIVYQHECDHLNGVLYVDRLKSTKMFGFNDSMELSGPILD
- a CDS encoding SpoIIE family protein phosphatase, producing the protein MFDSFLREAIALTHADLGGIFSTTEAANIRQISGRNERELIEAAHWAFSQSGKDLLLEKGKTPPWAKAPSSYPLLVCRLKVDDLDSSLKANRASYAVLVLQGKTTADRFSKTDFELLRTTCKTVGRLLKESHVSGDASLVTLSLLATTQLVLEAAQAKRQSERFDFLLTEVIRVSGLINSSLDLSQLLEAIMLSSKTVFRTEACSVLLLDESKEYLYFHTVLGEKSEAVTKMQVPVGKGVAGLVVRERKPMIINDAQNDDRVYKEVDKASQFTTRNIMAAPLVANDEVIGVIEAINTVDRETFTGEDLELFLSFSGTSALAIQKTGLLQNLENANKDLRKKVSELESLFDLSQAVSLSTNRLGLVRKSIRLIIRELDASVAGIFLYSLSKENFINCAYYDGKAEKIDRVLEEEIFGTQVLSSIKEGLPVLKRDILDQPFPHELDRRYLKGSYIIVPLFLSSGEPYGALTVADRKDKLSYQDSDFRLLQTMASQFTKGFEAFRLRTEMLEKKAIQQEMEITRKIQQNILPSEKVFHSNFDLGILSVPAKDVSGDFYDYYQYSDGQYSFLIADVSGKSLPAALFMAMSSSIIRTLARNHDLTPEEILRQGNELIFEDSHFGMFVTAFFIHYNPSMFTIEYASAGHNDQVWIKEDGSYELLKGQGPPLGVIPTAKYKGGNFTVKPGDIFVLYTDGAVEEKDAQGNEFGLERMIEEIKSRRHLPAQKIVEELYATIRSFSSGKEPFDDFTVLLLKYNNDFQFFRTFDANTGQIPIFREFIYDAIKVRNLPDFLRDDILLAGDEAATNIVMHGYKDTLLRNPKFDCKIRFTEDSITIVLTDSGKGFDRTNVKDPSIEENLSGKRKGGFGVYLIETLMDVVDYKMEEGRNILTLQKFFR